From a region of the Fischerella sp. JS2 genome:
- a CDS encoding MarC family protein: MNVILVLATFLLAGKLILNFFGISLGVLRIARGLIVAHLLGGEPVYSVLLK, encoded by the coding sequence TTGAATGTCATTTTGGTATTGGCTACTTTTTTACTTGCAGGTAAGCTAATCCTCAATTTCTTTGGCATTTCACTGGGTGTTCTACGGATTGCAAGAGGTTTAATTGTAGCTCACTTGTTAGGCGGAGAGCCAGTTTATAGTGTGTTGCTCAAATGA
- a CDS encoding DUF2808 domain-containing protein, with protein sequence MKKLLIYTTTLALASIALLSPSYATANTANTDNGKVPHIDGNEQFPPTRWRIVKHTIQIHVPKNSKALTELSINFPNTITISSDIKNIKIVDEKEQKINANISVNDRNIQIAFAEPVAPNTKFNVELKNVKRRLVGNGYIYQLSAKFVGSDAEIPIGVAQFHLYY encoded by the coding sequence ATGAAGAAATTACTGATATATACCACTACTTTAGCTCTGGCTAGCATAGCTCTGTTATCTCCTAGTTATGCAACTGCTAATACAGCTAATACAGATAATGGTAAAGTTCCTCATATTGACGGAAATGAACAATTTCCGCCTACACGCTGGCGGATTGTTAAACATACTATTCAGATCCATGTTCCTAAAAATAGCAAAGCTCTTACCGAACTAAGTATTAATTTTCCTAATACCATAACTATCAGTAGTGATATCAAAAATATCAAGATTGTGGATGAAAAAGAGCAAAAAATTAATGCAAATATTTCTGTCAATGATAGAAACATACAAATAGCTTTTGCTGAACCAGTTGCTCCTAACACCAAGTTTAATGTTGAACTAAAGAATGTCAAAAGACGACTTGTAGGCAATGGTTATATCTATCAGCTATCGGCAAAATTTGTTGGTAGTGATGCAGAAATACCTATAGGTGTAGCTCAGTTTCACCTCTATTATTAA
- a CDS encoding sulfite exporter TauE/SafE family protein, with protein sequence MTSLPWFLEILVGVGMGLCSGLFGLGGSSIGTPILRLLGLPALIALASPLPLTLPSAIGGAIAYRKEHLIYWRIALLTSLWGFPGVLLGAWITEFLPGTILMLLTAGFILSVGVYGLSGLRNRSLPETKAQLHERIIPYWSPLLGLINGLLANGGGLLLVPLYQLGIGLGLRTALATSLATVTLMAAPATIIHAFLGHIDWELTGWLAVGVFPSTYLGSQFALHLPGLILSRLYSIFLIALSIYFGYTEIASVIK encoded by the coding sequence ATGACTTCACTTCCTTGGTTTTTAGAAATATTGGTTGGAGTCGGCATGGGTTTGTGTTCTGGGCTGTTTGGTTTAGGCGGGAGTTCAATTGGTACGCCCATTCTACGGCTGTTAGGGCTACCAGCTTTAATTGCTCTGGCTAGTCCACTTCCACTTACATTACCAAGCGCAATCGGAGGCGCGATCGCCTATCGAAAGGAACACCTCATTTACTGGCGTATTGCTTTATTAACAAGTCTTTGGGGATTCCCTGGTGTGTTACTAGGAGCTTGGATTACTGAATTTCTTCCAGGGACAATCCTGATGCTTTTAACGGCAGGGTTTATCCTGTCCGTAGGAGTTTACGGTTTAAGTGGACTGCGAAATCGCAGCTTACCTGAAACGAAAGCACAGTTGCATGAAAGAATCATTCCCTATTGGTCGCCCCTGTTGGGATTAATCAATGGCTTGCTTGCCAATGGTGGCGGACTTTTGTTAGTCCCTCTCTATCAATTGGGTATTGGGTTGGGGTTACGAACAGCTCTAGCAACCTCCTTGGCAACCGTTACACTAATGGCAGCCCCCGCCACAATTATCCATGCTTTTTTGGGACATATTGACTGGGAGTTGACAGGTTGGCTAGCTGTGGGAGTTTTTCCATCTACCTATTTGGGAAGCCAATTTGCCCTCCATTTGCCAGGTCTAATTTTGAGTCGCTTGTACAGTATCTTTTTAATTGCCCTATCAATTTACTTTGGTTACACGGAGATTGCTAGTGTCATTAAGTAA
- a CDS encoding PrsW family glutamic-type intramembrane protease: MLVATNNLNFVPSVILLGSFLIPITFVTYLYETLSSWEVSFPAMATCLLWGGAVGTLVAGTLEYNVLETPVFLAMPGVGLIEESAKLIFPLGFYLKGHLRSEATGILLGTASAMGFAALETMGYAFVTLLRSQGNLLVLDGVLFARRLLSPAGHAAWTGLVCAVLSRE, translated from the coding sequence ATGCTCGTAGCAACCAATAACCTTAACTTTGTTCCTAGCGTCATTTTGCTTGGGTCTTTTTTAATACCTATTACCTTCGTAACTTACCTCTACGAGACTCTATCAAGCTGGGAAGTGTCTTTTCCAGCAATGGCTACTTGTTTGCTGTGGGGAGGAGCAGTAGGAACACTTGTAGCAGGAACCCTTGAGTACAACGTTCTAGAAACCCCAGTGTTTCTAGCAATGCCTGGCGTGGGATTAATTGAGGAAAGTGCTAAGTTAATTTTCCCTTTAGGATTTTATCTTAAAGGTCACCTGCGTTCTGAGGCAACGGGAATACTTTTAGGAACTGCTTCTGCAATGGGTTTTGCTGCACTGGAAACAATGGGTTATGCCTTCGTTACACTTTTGCGATCGCAGGGGAATCTACTTGTCCTTGATGGGGTCTTATTTGCTCGCCGACTGTTATCTCCTGCTGGACACGCAGCTTGGACTGGGCTGGTCTGCGCCGTACTGTCGAGAGAATGA
- a CDS encoding DUF2808 domain-containing protein codes for MKRILFYTAVCSVAITALISVGYATAKTDNNKVANIDNNLQSTPTGWRLVKQTFQLHIPKNSNALSQLIIDTPSTVAVSNDIEVLDEQGEKFKINVSADGRRIIIDFPQPVTSNTKLFINLNEVKQPIFGSASIYHLSVKVIGNNKEIPVGVAQFPNL; via the coding sequence ATGAAGAGAATATTATTTTATACTGCTGTATGTAGTGTGGCTATTACAGCTTTAATTTCTGTTGGCTATGCAACTGCGAAAACAGATAATAATAAGGTTGCTAATATTGACAATAATTTGCAATCTACTCCTACTGGCTGGCGGCTTGTTAAACAGACATTCCAGTTACACATTCCTAAAAATAGCAACGCTCTTTCCCAGCTAATTATTGACACTCCATCCACGGTAGCTGTGAGTAATGACATTGAGGTTTTAGACGAGCAAGGTGAAAAATTTAAAATTAATGTCTCTGCCGATGGCAGAAGGATTATCATAGATTTTCCTCAGCCAGTTACTTCTAATACTAAGCTCTTTATCAACCTAAACGAAGTCAAACAACCAATTTTTGGTTCTGCTTCTATATATCACCTCTCGGTTAAGGTCATTGGTAACAATAAAGAGATTCCTGTAGGTGTAGCTCAGTTCCCAAATCTTTAA